From Mycolicibacterium nivoides, a single genomic window includes:
- a CDS encoding class I SAM-dependent methyltransferase produces MSTADTALPPRAERLFTLAEQVTGFMPADEGRALYDAGVRYLSGGVGVEIGTYCGKSTVMLGAAAQETDSVLYTVDHHHGSEEHQAGWEYHDTTMVDPVTGLFDTLPTMRHTLDAAGLDEHVVAVVGRSPVVARGWRTPLRLLFIDGGHTEEAAQRDFGGWARWVEVGGALIIHDVFPDPNDGGQAPFHIYQRALATGAFNEVAVMGSMRVLERTSGEPGQLD; encoded by the coding sequence ATGAGCACCGCTGACACCGCCCTGCCGCCCCGCGCCGAGCGCCTGTTCACCCTCGCCGAGCAGGTCACCGGCTTCATGCCCGCCGATGAGGGCCGCGCGCTCTACGACGCCGGCGTGCGCTACCTGAGCGGCGGGGTAGGGGTCGAGATCGGCACCTACTGCGGTAAGTCGACGGTGATGCTGGGCGCGGCCGCGCAGGAGACGGATTCAGTGCTGTACACCGTCGACCACCACCACGGCTCGGAGGAGCATCAGGCCGGCTGGGAGTACCACGACACCACCATGGTCGATCCGGTGACCGGACTGTTCGACACGTTGCCCACGATGCGCCATACCCTGGACGCCGCGGGCCTGGACGAGCACGTGGTGGCCGTGGTCGGCCGTTCACCCGTGGTGGCCCGCGGATGGCGAACCCCGTTGCGGCTGTTGTTCATCGACGGTGGCCACACGGAGGAGGCCGCGCAGCGGGACTTCGGCGGCTGGGCCCGCTGGGTCGAGGTGGGCGGTGCGCTGATCATCCACGACGTGTTCCCCGATCCCAATGACGGCGGCCAGGCGCCGTTCCACATCTACCAGCGCGCCCTGGCGACGGGCGCCTTCAACGAGGTGGCCGTGATGGGTTCGATGCGGGTGCTGGAGCGGACCTCCGGCGAGCCGGGACAGCTCGACTAG
- a CDS encoding class I SAM-dependent methyltransferase, producing the protein MLTVDFDRLGVGPGTTVIDVGCGAGRHTFEAYRRGANVIGFDQSASDLNDVDTMLQAMREEGEVPLSARGEAVKGDALDLPYPDASFDCVIASEILEHVPEDDRAISELVRVLKPGGSLAITVPRWLPEKLCWLLSDEYHANEGGHIRIYKADELRDKVLAHGLTLTHTHHEHALHSPYWWLKCLVGTEKNDHPAVKAYHQLLVWDMMGRPWLTRTAESLLNPVIGKSVALYFRKPAFRVPESNG; encoded by the coding sequence ATGCTGACCGTCGATTTCGACCGTCTCGGTGTCGGACCGGGCACCACGGTGATCGACGTCGGCTGCGGCGCGGGCCGGCACACCTTCGAGGCCTACCGGCGGGGAGCGAACGTCATCGGTTTCGACCAGAGTGCGTCCGACCTCAACGACGTCGACACGATGCTGCAGGCCATGCGGGAAGAGGGCGAGGTCCCGCTGTCCGCGAGGGGCGAGGCCGTCAAAGGTGACGCGCTCGACCTCCCGTATCCCGACGCCAGCTTCGACTGCGTCATCGCCTCGGAGATCCTGGAGCACGTCCCGGAGGACGACCGGGCCATTTCCGAGCTGGTGCGTGTTCTCAAACCCGGTGGCTCGCTGGCCATCACGGTGCCGCGCTGGCTTCCGGAGAAGCTCTGTTGGCTGCTGTCGGACGAGTACCACGCCAACGAGGGCGGACACATCCGCATCTACAAAGCCGACGAGCTGCGCGACAAGGTCCTGGCGCACGGGCTCACCCTCACCCATACGCACCACGAGCATGCGCTGCACTCGCCGTACTGGTGGCTCAAATGTCTTGTCGGCACCGAGAAGAACGACCACCCCGCGGTCAAGGCCTACCACCAGCTGCTGGTGTGGGACATGATGGGTCGGCCGTGGCTCACCCGTACGGCCGAGTCGCTGCTGAACCCGGTGATCGGCAAGAGCGTGGCGCTGTACTTCCGCAAGCCCGCATTCCGCGTACCGGAATCCAACGGGTAG
- a CDS encoding prenyltransferase, translating into MLVPEIPGVPGVLTPDDCLQTARSIAATQESSGALPWFDGGHTDPWDHVENAMALTVAGLIEPARAAFDWCRTVQRADGSLPIQLRNGVIEDANSDSNFCAYVATGVWHHVLITGDRAFAELMWPVVTRALDFVLGLQASGGEIYWAASPSGPVEEALLTGCASVYHSIRCGLALADYLDDPQPEWEVAVGRLGHAIAAHPEAFSAKDTHAMEWYYPVLGGALRGAAAQARIDDRWDDFVVPGLGIRCVDHRPWVTGAETCELVMALDAIGDTRRAHDQFAAMQHLREDDGSYWTGLVFADGKRWPEERTTWTGAAMVLAADALSQTTAASGIFRGVGLPRGLEGEYDCECVAGRKAGDR; encoded by the coding sequence GTGCTAGTTCCCGAGATTCCCGGCGTACCCGGAGTTTTGACGCCAGACGACTGCCTGCAGACGGCGCGTTCGATTGCCGCTACCCAGGAATCGTCGGGAGCCCTGCCGTGGTTCGACGGCGGCCATACCGACCCGTGGGATCACGTGGAGAACGCCATGGCGCTGACCGTGGCGGGGTTGATCGAACCGGCCCGCGCGGCGTTCGACTGGTGCCGCACGGTGCAGCGCGCCGACGGCTCCTTGCCGATCCAGCTGCGTAACGGCGTCATCGAAGATGCCAACAGCGACAGTAACTTCTGTGCCTACGTGGCCACCGGGGTCTGGCACCACGTGCTGATCACCGGGGACCGGGCCTTCGCCGAGCTGATGTGGCCGGTGGTGACCCGGGCGCTCGACTTCGTGCTGGGCCTGCAGGCCTCCGGCGGCGAGATCTACTGGGCGGCAAGCCCGTCCGGACCGGTTGAGGAGGCGCTGCTGACCGGCTGCGCCAGTGTGTACCACAGCATCCGGTGCGGGCTGGCGCTCGCCGACTACCTCGACGATCCTCAGCCGGAATGGGAAGTCGCCGTCGGCCGTCTCGGCCACGCCATCGCAGCCCATCCAGAGGCGTTCTCCGCCAAGGACACCCATGCGATGGAGTGGTACTACCCGGTGCTCGGCGGCGCCCTGCGCGGGGCGGCGGCCCAAGCGCGGATCGACGACCGGTGGGACGACTTCGTGGTGCCCGGACTTGGCATCCGGTGTGTCGACCACAGGCCCTGGGTCACCGGCGCGGAGACCTGCGAGCTGGTGATGGCCCTGGATGCGATCGGTGACACCCGACGGGCCCACGATCAGTTCGCTGCCATGCAGCACCTGCGCGAGGACGACGGTTCCTATTGGACCGGACTGGTTTTCGCAGACGGCAAACGCTGGCCTGAGGAACGCACCACCTGGACTGGCGCCGCCATGGTCCTGGCCGCCGACGCGCTGTCGCAGACCACCGCGGCCAGCGGCATCTTCCGCGGTGTTGGATTACCGCGCGGCCTGGAGGGCGAGTACGACTGCGAGTGTGTGGCGGGCAGGAAAGCCGGCGACCGCTAG
- a CDS encoding DUF427 domain-containing protein — protein MAVKMDDLLGRNLGALRYQPTAKRIRICLGGEPVADTGEAVLIWEPRRVVPTYAVPRSAFAAQLVPAGGDVGDDEIPGFLDPSVPFTAHTCPGTAFDVIAGDETGAAAAFRPDDPELADYVILDFATFEWREEDEPIVAHPHDPFHRIDIRRSRRRIRIEIDGKVLAESCSPMLLFETGLPTRHYLPREDVTAVLDVSDTVTYCAYKGRATYYSLPGGPADLAWSYHEPLIDAVQVRDHICFFDERVDVFVDGERKERPVTPWS, from the coding sequence ATGGCAGTGAAAATGGATGATCTGCTGGGCCGCAACCTGGGCGCTCTGCGATACCAGCCCACTGCCAAACGAATTCGGATCTGCCTGGGCGGCGAGCCGGTCGCCGATACCGGTGAGGCGGTCCTGATCTGGGAGCCGCGGCGGGTGGTGCCGACGTACGCCGTGCCGCGTTCGGCATTTGCGGCACAGCTCGTCCCGGCAGGCGGGGATGTGGGCGACGACGAGATCCCCGGGTTCCTCGACCCTTCGGTGCCGTTCACCGCGCACACGTGTCCCGGAACGGCGTTCGACGTCATCGCCGGTGACGAAACCGGCGCCGCGGCGGCGTTTCGGCCGGACGATCCGGAACTGGCCGACTACGTGATCCTGGACTTCGCGACCTTCGAATGGCGCGAGGAGGACGAGCCGATCGTCGCGCACCCGCACGATCCGTTCCACCGGATCGACATCCGGCGCAGCCGACGGCGCATCCGCATCGAGATAGACGGGAAGGTGCTGGCCGAATCCTGCAGTCCCATGTTGCTATTCGAGACCGGACTACCCACCCGTCACTATCTCCCCCGCGAAGACGTGACCGCCGTTCTCGACGTGAGCGACACCGTCACGTACTGCGCGTACAAAGGACGGGCCACCTACTATTCACTGCCCGGTGGACCCGCCGATCTGGCCTGGTCCTATCACGAGCCCTTGATCGACGCGGTGCAGGTCCGCGACCACATCTGCTTCTTCGACGAACGGGTCGACGTCTTCGTCGACGGCGAACGCAAGGAGCGTCCCGTCACGCCATGGAGCTGA
- a CDS encoding glycosyltransferase family 4 protein: MRIALLSYRSKTHCGGQGVYVRHLSRGLAELGHEVEVFSGQPYPEGLDPRVKLTKVPSLDLYREPDPFRVPRPSEIRDGIDALELATMWSAGFPEPRTFMMRVARILADRRDEFDVVHDNQSLGSALLKIADSGLPVVATVHHPITRDRVVEIAAAKWWRKPLVRRWYGFAEMQKKVARKIPELLTVSSSSAADIAEDFGVAPSQLHIVPLGVDTELFKPAEHRVNGRIIAIASADVPLKGVSNLLHAVARLRVERDLDVQLVSKLEPNGPTEKLIAELGISDIVHSSSGLTDEELAALLASAEVACIPSLYEGFSLPAVEAMASGTPIVASRTGALPEVVGDDGSCARLVRPADVDELTAVLGELLDSPLERRKLGAAGRQRALDVFSWESVAAQTVSVYEMARERTRKVAQC; this comes from the coding sequence ATGCGTATCGCGTTGCTGTCCTATCGGAGCAAGACTCATTGCGGTGGCCAGGGCGTGTACGTGCGCCATCTGAGCCGCGGGCTGGCCGAACTCGGCCACGAGGTCGAGGTGTTCTCCGGCCAGCCCTACCCCGAGGGCCTGGACCCGCGGGTCAAGCTGACCAAGGTCCCCAGCCTGGACCTGTACCGCGAGCCGGACCCGTTCCGCGTGCCCCGGCCCAGCGAGATCCGCGACGGTATCGATGCCCTGGAGCTGGCCACCATGTGGAGCGCCGGGTTCCCTGAGCCGCGGACTTTCATGATGCGTGTCGCCCGGATCCTGGCCGACCGCCGCGACGAGTTCGACGTGGTCCACGACAACCAGAGCCTGGGCTCGGCACTGCTGAAGATCGCCGATAGCGGCCTGCCGGTCGTGGCCACGGTGCACCACCCGATCACCCGCGACCGGGTGGTCGAGATCGCCGCCGCCAAGTGGTGGCGCAAGCCGCTGGTGCGGCGCTGGTACGGGTTCGCCGAGATGCAGAAGAAGGTGGCCCGCAAGATCCCCGAGTTGCTCACGGTCTCGTCGTCCTCGGCCGCCGACATCGCCGAGGACTTCGGGGTGGCGCCGAGCCAGCTGCACATCGTGCCGCTGGGGGTGGACACCGAACTGTTCAAGCCGGCCGAGCACCGCGTGAACGGACGCATCATCGCGATCGCCAGCGCCGACGTGCCGCTCAAGGGTGTGAGCAACCTGCTGCATGCGGTGGCCCGGCTGCGGGTGGAGCGCGACCTCGACGTGCAGTTGGTGTCCAAGCTCGAGCCGAACGGGCCGACCGAGAAACTCATCGCCGAACTCGGCATTTCCGACATCGTGCACAGCTCCAGCGGGCTGACCGATGAGGAGCTCGCCGCGCTGCTGGCCTCGGCCGAGGTGGCCTGCATCCCGTCGCTCTACGAGGGCTTCTCGCTGCCCGCCGTGGAGGCCATGGCCAGCGGCACCCCGATCGTGGCGAGCCGCACGGGTGCTCTGCCAGAGGTGGTCGGGGACGACGGGTCCTGCGCCCGCCTGGTACGCCCGGCCGACGTCGACGAGCTGACCGCCGTCCTCGGCGAACTGCTCGACTCGCCGCTGGAGCGCCGCAAGCTCGGCGCGGCCGGCCGGCAGCGGGCGCTCGATGTCTTCAGTTGGGAATCGGTTGCCGCACAGACGGTATCGGTGTACGAGATGGCCCGTGAGAGGACCAGGAAGGTGGCGCAATGCTGA
- a CDS encoding PPOX class F420-dependent oxidoreductase, producing MARKYATADTVGIEELLDFVRPRHHMVLTTFRADGSLQTSPVTGGVDDQGRIVIASYPQRAKAANLRRTPRASVTVLSEEFNGPYVQVDGDAEVIGLPDAVEPLVDYFRAVAGEHPDWDEYRQAMVDQGKCLIRITPVRWGPVATGGFPPA from the coding sequence ATGGCCCGGAAATACGCGACCGCCGACACCGTGGGTATCGAGGAACTCCTGGACTTCGTGCGCCCGAGACACCACATGGTGCTCACCACGTTCCGCGCCGACGGCTCGTTGCAGACCTCACCGGTGACGGGCGGCGTGGACGATCAGGGCCGGATCGTGATCGCCAGCTATCCGCAGCGGGCGAAGGCCGCCAACCTCCGGCGCACGCCCCGGGCCAGCGTGACGGTGCTGTCCGAGGAGTTCAACGGACCGTATGTGCAGGTCGACGGTGACGCCGAGGTGATCGGACTGCCGGATGCGGTGGAGCCGCTGGTCGACTACTTCCGGGCCGTCGCCGGTGAACACCCGGATTGGGATGAGTACCGGCAGGCGATGGTGGATCAGGGCAAGTGCCTGATCCGGATCACCCCGGTCCGGTGGGGTCCCGTTGCCACAGGTGGCTTTCCTCCGGCGTAG